A section of the Candidatus Cloacimonadaceae bacterium genome encodes:
- the tgt gene encoding tRNA guanosine(34) transglycosylase Tgt, giving the protein MFEFNLEHRSGKARAASISTDHGDIKTPVFMPVGTLGTVKAMSPHELEVSNAQIILGNTYHLYLRPGHELIRAAGGLHKFISWEHPMLTDSGGFQVMSLSALRKISKEGVTFQSHIDGSRHLFTPESVIGIQEALGADIIMSFDECPPFPTTREYVAKSLKTTLQWAERGKKAFTNQARQALFGIVQGGVYEDLREQSALALMDMDFPGYSIGGLAVGEGKEDLLRTTAFLNDILPQDKPRYLMGVGTPADLLQNVGNGVDMFDCVMPTRNARKGSIFTRYGKMIIKAARFKDDFAPIDPLCGCYTCQHFSRAYIRHLISMNEILGMRLTTIHSLYFYQELMQMARAAIINDRYQDFMAEMLPVLDRII; this is encoded by the coding sequence ATGTTTGAATTTAATTTGGAACACAGAAGCGGAAAAGCGCGCGCCGCTTCGATCAGCACCGATCACGGAGATATCAAGACTCCCGTTTTCATGCCGGTCGGCACTCTCGGAACGGTGAAGGCGATGAGCCCTCACGAACTCGAGGTCAGCAACGCGCAGATCATTTTGGGAAACACCTATCACCTCTATTTGCGTCCCGGGCACGAACTTATCCGCGCCGCCGGCGGTTTGCACAAGTTTATCTCCTGGGAACATCCCATGCTCACGGACAGTGGTGGTTTCCAGGTGATGAGCCTCTCCGCGCTGCGCAAGATATCCAAAGAAGGGGTGACCTTTCAGAGCCACATCGACGGCAGCCGTCATTTATTCACTCCGGAAAGCGTGATTGGCATCCAGGAAGCCCTCGGCGCTGATATCATCATGAGTTTTGATGAATGCCCCCCTTTCCCCACCACCCGTGAATATGTGGCAAAATCTCTCAAAACCACCCTCCAATGGGCGGAACGGGGCAAGAAAGCTTTCACCAACCAGGCTCGTCAAGCTCTCTTTGGCATCGTTCAGGGTGGCGTCTATGAAGACCTGCGCGAGCAATCCGCACTCGCCCTCATGGACATGGATTTTCCGGGTTATTCAATCGGCGGACTCGCAGTGGGAGAAGGAAAAGAGGATTTGTTGAGAACGACGGCTTTTCTAAACGACATCCTGCCTCAGGACAAACCCCGCTATCTGATGGGCGTCGGAACTCCGGCAGACCTTTTGCAGAACGTCGGCAACGGGGTGGATATGTTTGATTGCGTGATGCCCACCCGCAACGCACGCAAGGGCAGCATCTTCACCCGCTATGGAAAGATGATCATCAAGGCGGCACGCTTCAAGGACGACTTTGCACCCATCGATCCGCTCTGCGGCTGCTATACCTGCCAACACTTTTCCCGTGCCTACATCCGGCATCTCATCAGCATGAACGAGATTCTCGGCATGCGTCTCACCACCATCCACAGCCTCTATTTCTATCAGGAATTGATGCAGATGGCAAGAGCCGCGATCATCAATGACCGATATCAGGACTTCATGGCAGAAATGCTTCCCGTGCTGGACAGAATAATATAG
- a CDS encoding four helix bundle protein yields the protein MESYKELNVYQLSMDLVVDIYKATDAFPKHELYGLCSQMRRCAISIPSNIAEGSSRKNSKEFIQFLFVANASLSELETQTEISRRLVYICNTDSITEKVKRIRKMLINLIAAINSKLDESRGK from the coding sequence ATGGAATCCTATAAAGAGCTAAACGTCTATCAACTCAGCATGGATCTGGTTGTGGACATTTACAAAGCGACCGATGCATTTCCAAAGCATGAGTTGTATGGTCTATGTTCCCAAATGCGAAGATGTGCTATCTCAATTCCATCGAATATTGCGGAAGGCTCAAGTAGAAAGAATTCGAAGGAGTTTATCCAGTTTTTGTTTGTTGCTAATGCCTCACTTTCGGAACTGGAAACGCAGACTGAAATTTCACGTCGGTTAGTATATATATGCAACACCGACTCCATTACCGAAAAGGTTAAGCGCATTCGCAAGATGCTGATAAATCTTATCGCTGCTATTAATAGTAAGTTGGATGAAAGTAGGGGAAAATGA
- a CDS encoding OAM dimerization domain-containing protein: MSKKTVIRPYGDTSNDGKMQLSFSLPVSGDAIGKEAARLLLKDIGFDDIEICGIRDLREGFTHFIAYAVTSSSVDISKIKVTVVETSVMDMESTDEYIQNHLGRQITVVGACIESDAHTVGIDAIMNMKGYNHRYGLERYHGFNAINMGAQVFCEDLLQRARLEKADVILVSQVVTQKNIHIKNLTRLIELAETEQVRDKMLFICGGPRISHELAIELGYDAGFGTGTYSTDVASYIAITLAGKR; the protein is encoded by the coding sequence ATGAGCAAAAAGACGGTCATCCGCCCCTATGGAGACACCTCAAATGACGGCAAGATGCAGCTTTCTTTCAGCCTGCCGGTCTCTGGGGATGCCATTGGCAAAGAAGCGGCAAGATTGCTGCTCAAGGATATCGGTTTCGATGACATTGAGATCTGCGGTATAAGAGACCTGCGCGAAGGTTTCACGCACTTCATCGCCTATGCCGTAACCTCCTCTTCCGTAGATATTTCCAAGATCAAAGTGACGGTCGTGGAAACTTCGGTCATGGACATGGAAAGCACGGACGAGTATATTCAGAATCATCTCGGCAGACAAATCACCGTAGTCGGAGCCTGCATCGAAAGCGACGCCCATACAGTGGGAATCGACGCCATCATGAATATGAAGGGCTATAATCACCGCTATGGTTTGGAACGCTATCACGGTTTCAACGCCATCAACATGGGCGCCCAGGTATTTTGTGAAGACCTTTTGCAGCGCGCCAGATTGGAAAAAGCGGACGTCATCCTCGTCTCACAAGTGGTCACTCAAAAGAATATCCACATCAAAAACCTCACCCGCCTCATCGAACTCGCCGAGACCGAACAAGTGCGAGACAAAATGCTCTTTATCTGCGGAGGACCGAGGATATCGCACGAACTGGCGATAGAGCTTGGCTATGACGCGGGCTTTGGCACGGGGACATATTCAACCGATGTCGCGTCTTATATTGCGATTACGTTGGCGGGGAAGAGATAA
- the rseP gene encoding RIP metalloprotease RseP gives MINLLITIIALGILITVHELGHFLMARALGVGIEKFSIGFGKPIFSFTRKGIDYRIAWIPLGGYVKMKGEDPEDTDADEALSFTKKVWWKRGLIAFSGPFANLVFGLLIFIVSYMLPLTVEDHYPVVHEARGIWNGVFTPGDSIVSVNDKPVNGWYDFLGALSKEQQNKITLQRDSELRSFAVQPADLDSLYVSLLPLVSTRIGEVFSAMPAWKAGLRVGDVVLAVDSVEVDNWYSMRELIVSSPRDTVELKLRRGEQILSRGMKLSENPALGEQKMIGISQFQPVKSVHQFTPPQAVKNGISSTFGFIALNYAGLYKLILNPKQFGSSVGGPVMLASMSQQVGNKGFGYLLIFFASISLILMIMNLLPIPILDGGHIMFCLIEGVSGRPVPVKIQALLQRVGLTLLLLLMVFAFYSDISSLLMRFFAGRMP, from the coding sequence ATGATTAACCTACTAATAACCATCATCGCTCTCGGCATACTGATAACCGTCCACGAGCTTGGGCACTTCCTGATGGCTCGCGCTTTGGGTGTGGGCATCGAGAAGTTTTCCATCGGATTTGGCAAGCCAATTTTCTCTTTTACCAGAAAGGGGATCGACTATCGCATCGCTTGGATTCCCTTGGGCGGATACGTGAAAATGAAGGGTGAAGATCCAGAGGACACGGATGCCGACGAAGCGCTTTCCTTCACCAAAAAAGTGTGGTGGAAGCGCGGATTGATCGCTTTCAGCGGACCCTTTGCAAATCTCGTTTTCGGGTTGCTTATCTTCATTGTTTCCTATATGTTGCCGCTCACGGTGGAGGATCACTATCCGGTCGTTCACGAGGCACGGGGGATCTGGAATGGCGTTTTTACACCGGGGGATAGCATCGTCAGCGTCAATGACAAGCCGGTCAACGGGTGGTATGACTTTTTGGGCGCTTTGTCCAAAGAACAGCAGAACAAGATAACCCTACAGCGGGATTCGGAGCTGAGGAGCTTTGCGGTCCAGCCTGCCGATCTCGATTCTCTTTATGTTAGCTTGTTGCCATTGGTCAGCACCCGGATCGGAGAAGTGTTTTCAGCAATGCCGGCATGGAAAGCTGGCTTGAGGGTTGGCGACGTAGTTTTGGCGGTGGATTCGGTCGAGGTTGACAATTGGTATTCGATGCGGGAACTGATTGTCAGTTCCCCGCGCGACACTGTCGAACTGAAGCTCCGACGTGGGGAACAGATTCTCTCGCGCGGCATGAAGCTGAGTGAAAACCCTGCCTTAGGCGAACAGAAGATGATCGGCATATCCCAGTTCCAACCGGTGAAAAGCGTCCATCAATTCACTCCGCCCCAGGCAGTTAAGAACGGTATCAGTTCCACTTTCGGTTTCATCGCTTTGAACTATGCCGGGCTTTACAAACTGATCCTTAATCCCAAACAATTTGGCAGCAGCGTCGGCGGACCGGTGATGCTTGCCTCGATGTCCCAACAGGTTGGAAACAAGGGCTTTGGCTATCTGTTAATCTTCTTTGCCAGCATCAGCCTGATCCTGATGATCATGAATCTGTTGCCGATCCCCATTCTTGACGGCGGACACATCATGTTTTGCCTGATTGAAGGCGTTAGCGGCAGACCGGTTCCAGTGAAAATCCAGGCGCTCCTGCAAAGAGTGGGTCTCACACTGCTGCTGCTTTTGATGGTTTTTGCCTTCTATTCGGATATTTCGAGCCTGCTGATGCGTTTCTTTGCGGGCAGAATGCCATAG